One genomic segment of Helianthus annuus cultivar XRQ/B chromosome 14, HanXRQr2.0-SUNRISE, whole genome shotgun sequence includes these proteins:
- the LOC110907414 gene encoding F-box protein CPR1 has protein sequence MANLPSEIILNIMSRMPVKSLARFRCVSKLWCEYIDDQHLKIIRGQQYPEETAIMIARTNFSDHPLISLYEIESKKSMVLKMKKIPSLEFKCTQISSEYDVPYILGSCNGLVYLSLSVKGYWSWIVRPCDIRVVDPLRKEYYELPPMNHPLDQKGIAFYGLGFDDSTNTFKMVFFTIVNEREEACAMVHVFGTRSWRQISQISLNPMIFTRPPNFPKAVFACGCLHWQDGYGKIIRLDMRTEEFGLIDLPNVQRHGAEHVRSGLVDLHGEVGYVYCRFLSSLEVWVLKQREWVIHCRFDHKPPLPAYISIAVIGCWNRDGDIVMETITKGVWTQLFVYCRKSDLLKEIKFIRKSKDFCFSNTFMYPSSLSSIHGIKAYSINN, from the coding sequence ATGGCTAACTTACCTTCAGAAATCATCCTCAACATCATGTCAAGAATGCCCGTCAAATCTTTGGCTCGTTTCCGGTGTGTATCGAAGCTATGGTGtgagtatattgacgatcaacaCCTTAAGATCATTCGTGGCCAACAATATCCAGAAGAAACCGCAATCATGATCGCTAGAACTAATTTTTCAGACCACCCCCTCATAAGTCTCTACGAAATTGAATCAAAGAAAAGTATGGTCTTGAAGATGAAAAAGATCCCCTCTTTGGAGTTTAAGTGTACACAAATTAGTTCAGAATATGATGTACCCTATATTCTAGGTTCTTGCAATGGTCTGGTCTATTTATCACTATCAGTAAAGGGTTACTGGTCCTGGATTGTGCGTCCCTGCGATATACGTGTGGTTGATCCTTTAAGGAAAGAATATTATGAGTTGCCACCTATGAATCACCCGTTAGATCAGAAGGGTATCGCGTTCTACGGGCTTGGCTTTGATGATTCTACCAACACTTTCAAGATGGTGTTCTTTACTATTGTGAATGAACGGGAGGAAGCATGCGCCATGGTGCATGTCTTCGGCACAAGATCATGGCGACAGATATCCCAAATCTCCTTGAATCCAATGATATTTACAAGGCCACCCAATTTCCCTAAAGCTGTATTCGCTTGCGGATGTTTGCATTGGCAGGATGGTTATGGCAAAATAATAAGGTTAGATATGAGGACCGAGGAATTCGGGTTGATTGATCTTCCGAATGTACAAAGACATGGTGCGGAACATGTACGTAGTGGATTAGTTGATCTGCATGGTGAAGTTGGATATGTATACTGTCGCTTCTTAAGCAGCTTGGAGGTGTGGGTATTGAAACAAAGAGAATGGGTGATTCACTGTCGGTTCGATCATAAACCGCCTCTTCCTGCTTATATTTCCATAGCGGTTATTGGCTGTTGGAATAGAGATGGGGACATAGTTATGGAAACAATCACCAAAGGGGTATGGACACAGTTGTTTGTCTACTGCCGGAAAAGCGATCTTTTGAAAGAAATCAAGTTCATTAGAAAGTCGAAAGATTTTTGTTTTTCGAATACTTTTATGTATCCAAGTAGCTTGTCTTCAATCCATGGCATTAAAGCTTATTCCATCAATAACTGA
- the LOC110903796 gene encoding pentatricopeptide repeat-containing protein At4g28010, with product MTRMIIKPFFKCPLTHHPYTLSKLFYSSSPIHINYTYNNNAKHNLDSQIRPLLENPNPQFEDAVILFEKSAALSIIPSSSTCNFILEKLGRSKQYNLVLKVYTTMSNIGVRSWFLSYGAVVESLVHFECPEYAVSVFGLILKSGFSVNTYLVNLVLKGLCHKNKIDDAVSLFRQGSGYGVVPDEVTLNTLTNWLCKSGKFDEALALKDEMEGLGCNPNLATYSVTMYYLCRSGEIEKGKAVFDDMMKKGIIPSIDIYNHLVHGLSKKGKFKEAMDVLTDMLERGIEPDVVTYTGLIDGLCHNGKVKKALDLFNVMIERGQEPNNITYTHLVLGLCKEGSVVDGFRLLKTMVQKGKKRSKKFYDDLIKELCDQRKVDDALMLYNMMIHESDVEPDVKTHNFIVQGLCKENRISKAEEIHQKMLYGNVVTYNLLLDAYLRNAEIEKGIAIWKKMMELKVSPNAYTYSLLINGFCKLGMINIAKGFFIKIRKHDLPLSVCDYNALMLALCTEGSMEQATNLFKEMEANNCKPDVASFNIIIDSSFKSGNVEYTGELLLMMREKRVDPDAYTFSILINRYCKLGDCKEAKNMLKTMVSSGFVPDKFVYDSLLKAFCEKGETEEIFMLLREMAKKGIALDSKLTSTIVTCLCNASEDVDITELLPNFSQEISEKTSISCGDLLEKLQSSDPDPLLVA from the coding sequence ATGACTAGAATGATTATAAAACCCTTCTTCAAATGCCCATTAACCCACCACCCCTATACTCTCTCTAAACTCTTTTATTCATCATCTCCTAtacatataaattatacataCAATAATAATGCAAAACATAACCTAGACTCTCAAATTAGACCCCTTctagaaaaccctaatccccAATTTGAAGATGCCGTCATACTTTTCGAAAAGTCTGCTGCTTTAAGCATCAtcccttcttcttccacttgCAATTTCATTCTGGAAAAATTAGGTAGAAGCAAACAATACAATTTAGTTTTGAAAGTTTACACAACAATGAGTAACATTGGGGTAAGGTCTTGGTTTCTTTCATATGGTGCTGTGGTTGAGAGTTTGGTTCACTTTGAGTGCCCAGAGTATGCTGTTTCGGTCTTCGGGTTGATTTTGAAAAGTGGGTTTAGTGTTAACACATACCTTGTTAATCTTGTGTTGAAGGGTTTGTGTCATAAGAACAAGATTGATGATGCTGTGAGTTTGTTTCGTCAAGGTTCCGGGTACGGGGTGGTTCCGGATGAAGTGACGCTTAATACACTTACGAATTGGCTTTGTAAGAGCGGTAAGTTTGATGAGGCGTTAGCTTTGAAGGATGAAATGGAGGGGTTAGGTTGTAATCCTAATTTGGCTACTTACAGTGTGACGATGTATTATCTTTGTAGAAGCGGAGAGATTGAAAAGGGAAAAGCGGTTTTCGATGATATGATGAAAAAAGGGATCATTCCGTCCATTGATATTTATAACCATTTGGTGCACGGTCTTTCGAAAAAAGGAAAGTTTAAAGAAGCTATGGATGTCTTAACGGATATGCTGGAACGAGGGATCGAACCTGACGTTGTTACGTATACAGGTTTAATCGACGGGCTTTGTCATAACGGGAAGGTTAAGAAAGCTTTAGATTTGTTTAATGTGATGATAGAAAGGGGTCAAGAGCCGAACAACATAACATACACACATTTAGTTCTCGGGTTATGCAAGGAAGGGTCGGTGGTTGACGGTTTTAGATTATTGAAGACGATGGTTCAGAAGGGTAAGAAACGGAGCAAGAAGTTTTACGACGACTTAATTAAAGAATTATGTGATCAGCGAAAGGTTGATGACGCATTAATGCTTTATAATATGATGATTCACGAGAGTGACGTTGAGCCAGATGTTAAAACGCACAATTTTATTGTTCAAGGTCTTTGCAAAGAAAACCGAATTAGTAAAGCGGAAGAGATTCATCAGAAGATGTTGTACGGTAATGTGGTGACTTATAATTTACTTTTAGATGCCTACTTGAGGAACGCGGAAATCGAAAAGGGTATAGCGATATGGAAGAAAATGATGGAACTGAAAGTAAGTCCAAACGCGTACACTTATAGTCTCTTAATTAACGGATTCTGCAAATTAGGTATGATCAACATTGCAAAAgggttttttataaaaatacgAAAACACGATCTACCTCTGAGTGTGTGTGACTACAATGCATTGATGTTGGCGTTGTGCACAGAGGGTAGTATGGAACAAGCAACCAACTTGTTTAAAGAAATGGAAGCCAATAACTGCAAGCCAGATGTCGCCTCGTTTAATATCATAATCGATTCATCGTTTAAGTCGGGAAACGTGGAGTACACGGGCGAATTACTGTTGATGATGCGTGAGAAACGTGTGGATCCCGATGCATACACTTTCTCCATATTAATAAACCGGTATTGCAAACTAGGGGACTGTAAGGAGGCTAAAAACATGTTGAAAACGATGGTTTCTAGTGGTTTTGTTCCGGATAAATTCGTATATGATTCTTTGTTAAAAGCTTTTTGTGAGAAGGGTGAAACAGAAGAAATCTTTATGTTACTTCGTGAAATGGCTAAAAAGGGGATTGCACTCGACTCGAAGTTAACTTCTACTATCGTGACATGCCTTTGTAATGCTTCTGAAGACGTTGATATTACGGAGCTTTTACCAAATTTTTCTCaagaaatttcagaaaaaacGAGCATTTCTTGCGGTGATTTACTGGAAAAGCTTCAAAGTTCTGATCCTGACCCGCTGTTGGTGGCTTGA